One region of Solanum pennellii chromosome 6, SPENNV200 genomic DNA includes:
- the LOC107022498 gene encoding protein yippee-like At3g08990: MVISYINDRFHEEDLIYCNSCNTQVGFVDDHIDMLQNGRTGVFKSVFNVRFLNNANYIRHVNGNNVADVYCVQCGMLLGLKLIAVPRPSQEIMEGRFLMNLEKLVYWGGCRMIYQEQDGTAADIDQVLYEQNGHANVEHAPMDQDGGTAEQLANAMRNLHT, encoded by the exons ATGGTGATTAGTTACATAAATGATCGTTTTCATGAAGAGGATTTAATCTATTGTAATTCATGCAATACCCAAGTTGGATTTGTTGATGATCACATTGATATG TTGCAAAATGGTAGAACAGGGGTCTTTAAGAGCGT GTTCAATGTGAGGTTCCTCAACAATGCGAATTATATTCGCCATGTAAATGGCAATAATGTTGCTGATGTTTACTGTGTCCAATGTGGAATGCTACTTGGGTTAAAACTT ATTGCTGTGCCCCGACCATCCCAGGAAATTATGGAAGGAAGGTTCTTGATGAATTT GGAGAAACTTGTTTATTGGGGTGGTTGTCGCATGATCTATCAAGAACAAGATGGAACTGCTGCTGATATCGATCAAGTTCTTTATGAACAGAATGGACACGCCAATGTTGAGCATGCTCCCATGGATCAAGATGGAGGTACTGCTGAACAACTTGCTAATGCTATGCGCAATCTGCACACATGA
- the LOC107021418 gene encoding NADH dehydrogenase [ubiquinone] 1 alpha subcomplex subunit 2, producing MAWRSNLSRNLKELRILFSPSSSESAATRAFIEKNYRDLKTQNPKLPILIREASSIEPQLWARYDLGVERGIRLEGLTEEQISKALEDLGKVGASLKS from the exons ATGGCGTGGAGATCAAATCTCTCTCGGAACCTGAAGGAGCTTCGCATCCTCTTCTCTCCATCCTCATCTGAAAGTGCTGCGACTAG GGCTTTCATTGAGAAGAATTACAGAGATCTCAAGACCCAAAACCCCAAATTACCTATTTTGATTCGTGAGGCCAGTTCAATCGAGCCTCAGCTCTGGGCGAGATATG ACCTGGGAGTTGAAAGGGGCATCAGACTGGAGGGATTGACCGAGGAGCAAATCTCAAAGGCACTTGAGGACCTTGGAAAAGTAGGGGCATCCCTTAAATCTTGA
- the LOC107020992 gene encoding probable histone H2B.1, with translation MAPKAEKKPAEKKPAEEKKSTVAEKAPAEKKPKAGKKLPKDAASTEKKKKKAKKSVETYKIYIFKVLKQVHPDIGISSKAMGIMNSFINDIFEKLAQESSRLARYNKKPTITSREIQTAVRLVLPGELAKHAVSEGTKAVTKFTSS, from the coding sequence ATGGCACCAAAGGCAGAGAAGAAGCCAGCTGAAAAGAAGCCGGCGGAGGAGAAGAAGTCTACCGTCGCCGAGAAAGCTCCGGCAGAGAAGAAGCCAAAGGCCGGGAAGAAGCTACCAAAGGATGCCGCTTCCAccgagaagaagaagaagaaggccaaGAAGAGTGTTGAGACCTACAAGATCTATATCTTTAAGGTGCTAAAACAGGTACATCCTGATATTGGGATATCTAGCAAGGCTATGGGAATCATGAACAGCTTCATCAATGACATTTTTGAGAAGCTGGCTCAGGAATCTTCTAGATTGGCCCGTTACAACAAGAAGCCAACTATTACTTCTCGGGAGATCCAGACTGCTGTGAGACTTGTGCTTCCTGGAGAATTGGCTAAGCATGCTGTTTCTGAGGGCACTAAGGCTGTTACAAAGTTTACTAGCTCTTGA
- the LOC114077588 gene encoding uncharacterized protein DDB_G0290685-like: MSTFGVSDHLISMHDFILCYFCETRVAFIEDFIPNADDLVYGGYINRLFHYRAIINNRGHLEQRDGNTLLNTYCVQCGIWFGWKLVRTIQQSDYFVVGRYFMKLELLRYQSGQTLHDAVFGVANQQGPNGGANAVQNEVANEQDPNGGANAVQNEVVNEQDANGGANAVQNEVANEQAPEGGANEQASIGGANAVQNRVANEPAPNGGANAVQNEVANEHDPNGGANAVQNEVANEQAPNGGANAVQNRVANEPAPNGGANAVQNEVVNEHDPNGSANAVQNEVANEQDPDGGANAVQNGVTNEQAPDGGANAVQNEVANEQAPDGGANAVQNEVANEQAPNGGANAVQNGVANEQAPNGGANAVQNGVANEQAPEGGANAVQNGVANEQAPDGGANAVQNRVANEQNRGQHLDRIMRLRTLRPRRNRPY, translated from the exons ATGTCCACTTTTGGAGTTTCCGATCATCTAATCAGCATGCATGATTTCATCCTTTGCTATTTCTGCGAAACTCGAGTTGCATTCATCGAGGACTTCATTCCTAAT GCGGATGACTTAGTGTATGGAGGGTACATTAATAGATT GTTTCATTATAGGGCAATAATTAACAACCGAGGTCATCTAGAACAACGTGATGGAAATACCCTACTCAATACTTACTGTGTCCAATGTGGAATTTGGTTCGGCTGGAAACTT GTTAGGACTATCCAACAGTCGGATTACTTTGTAGTAGGAAGATACTTTATGAAACT GGAGCTGCTTAGATACCAGAGTGGTCAAACACTGCATGATGCTGTCTTTGGAGTCGCTAATCAACAGGGTCCTAATGGAGGTGCTAATGCTGTTCAAAATGAAGTCGCTAATGAACAGGATCCTAATGGAGGTGCTAATGCTGTTCAAAATGAAGTCGTGAATGAACAGGATGCTAATGGAGGTGCTAATGCTGTTCAAAATGAAGTCGCGAATGAACAGGCTCCTGAAGGAGGTGCTAATGAACAGGCTTCTATTGGAGGTGCTAATGCTGTTCAAAATAGAGTCGCTAATGAACCGGCTCCTAATGGAGGTGCTAATGCTGTTCAAAATGAAGTCGCAAATGAACATGATCCTAATGGAGGTGCTAATGCTGTTCAAAATGAAGTCGCGAATGAACAGGCTCCTAATGGAGGTGCTAATGCTGTTCAAAATAGAGTCGCTAATGAACCGGCTCCTAATGGAGGTGCTAATGCTGTTCAAAATGAAGTCGTGAATGAACATGATCCTAATGGAAGTGCTAATGCTGTTCAAAATGAAGTCGCGAATGAACAGGATCCTGATGGAGGTGCTAATGCTGTTCAAAATGGAGTCACTAATGAACAGGCTCCTGATGGAGGTGCTAATGCTGTTCAAAATGAAGTCGCAAATGAACAGGCTCCTGATGGAGGTGCTAATGCTGTTCAAAATGAAGTCGCAAATGAACAGGCTCCTAATGGAGGTGCTAATGCTGTTCAAAATGGAGTCGCTAATGAACAGGCTCCTAATGGAGGTGCTAATGCTGTTCAAAATGGAGTAGCTAATGAACAGGCTCCTGAAGGAGGTGCTAATGCTGTTCAAAATGGAGTCGCTAATGAACAGGCTCCTGATGGAGGTGCTAATGCTGTTCAAAACAGAGTCGCTAATGAACAAAATCGTGGTCAACATCTAGACAGGATAATGAGACTAAGAACACTTAGACCACGGCGGAATAGACCGTATTGA